One Drosophila teissieri strain GT53w chromosome X, Prin_Dtei_1.1, whole genome shotgun sequence genomic window, TCATTAAAAAGGGCGGCCATCATGAAAAGGATCAGctgtttcaattgatttcgagctgccagcagctgcttgctgctgattctgttcgcctggtatctgggATCCCAAAAAGTGGCAATTTGACTGGGAAAAATGATGCCGGGTCGGAAATTTTTCAAACTCATTGCAAAAGTTCTTGATTTCAGACACCAGGCGCGCAGAAAGATCAGCACGTGCAAAACAATCAGCTGATCAGTTTAAAAGGCGCTTAgatagagatgcccgcgtgcCTCTTCATTTCGGCACGCACCCATGTAATGCAAGGCACTTTCGAACCTATCGTGCCAAAATCGTGACACGAACACAAGAACAACGTGGTCGCTCATCACTGCTCTGAATTCAGATCCCAAGTAACGGTTTCGCTGCTCTCCTATTGGTCAAAAGGAGCTGGAGAAATCGAAATGGCAGCCATCATGAAAAAGGGCGGCCATCATGAAAAGGATCAGctgtttcaattgatttcgagctgccagcagctgcttgctgctgattctgttcgcctggtatctgggATCCCAAAAAGTAGCAATTTGACTGGGAAAAATGATGCCGGGTCGGAAATTTTGTGCAAGATTTGTGGATTCTCGGTGACTCAACACCAGGCGAACATAAATTCGCGTAGGGGGCAGGCTGACATGATCGTTGCCTGCTGACTGGAAAGGCGTATAGGGCGGGATCATGGAATAAGTAACGGTTACCCCTCCGTCGCTGGCTACCCATTGGTCGAATGACGACTGGAAAAACGTACAGGGCGGCCATCATGAAAAAGCGATCAGCTGTTTTGGTTAAATTTGAGCGGCCAGCTGGCGCTTGCTACtgtttctgttcgcctggtgccTGGAACTTGTAAAGTTGGCAATTTCGACCGGAGAAAATTTGCTTGGCGACCGACGGAACAAGGAAAAAATCCGTAAGTAATACAAACAATATCAATttgtataaagtatatttgtatataagcTTTTATATATAATGTGGATTgccttaatttgatttgtttatttgttagTGATTTAGAGACCGCGGCCCACCAGGATGCGGATCTTTCGGGGAGCCGCGACCGATGGATGTGTGTGGTGATCAAATATTTACTACAACTATTTCCAAGTGTTGGGTTAGCATATGATTTATATGGTTGGCTGGCGTTAAGCTAAATAAAAGGGGATGCATTAATATAGTTGGTTGCAATTGGATTTAAGTTAAAATGTCAAATAAAgagttattatttaaaaaaacaatcaTAAAATAGTCGAACGTGCGCCGGAGGGGCCAGTGCGTAGAAAGCGCGGCCTTCGGCGCCAGATTTTGTAGTTCTTGtggttttttttagtttttgtaaAAGCCTTAAGTCTAATCTGCCCCCATAAGCCCCGTGTCTATGTCTCGtgttctcctcctcctgcgcCCCCGACGCCCTCCTCCGTGGGAACAGCGGGCCGCTGCTCGGCTGACTGCAGTTCCCGGTCGTCCATGACGGCCTTGATCTGGCTGAGGTGCGGGCGCTTCATCTCCACAATGCCGCCCAGTCCGGGCTCGTCGCCAAAGCTGAGCATGCGCTTGCCGCCGCGCACCTTTTCGTTCATAGCCTGAAGGTCCTGCGGGAATAGCACGAGGGGATTAGTCGATTAGATTCATCGATGCCAGAGCTGTGGAGAGCTCCGAACTACTTACCTTAGCGGGGCTGCGGCAGAAGCTGTAGACCATCTGGTTGGGCGACTGCTGTATCTCGTTCTTGGACATCTGCGACACGAATAGCGAGTGGCTCTGGGTCACCTTCTTGGGCTGGGCGGTCCGTTCCTTCGGGTGCGGGGAGAGCTGCAGGTCCGAGATCCGGCCACTCACGTCCGGCGTTACGTTCAGGTAGTCGATGGCGAACTGCCGGATCACCGGCACGTATGTGTTGTTGTAGAAGTGAATAATGTCCTTCACCTTTGGCTCGCCGTCCTCGTTGTCGCCGATGAACACCTCGCGGTAGACGCTGTTCACCGCCTGCGGCTGGTTGCGATATGCCCGCATAATGTCGCTGAACTTGGGGTCCTCCATTCGCTTTACCTGCGGGTtggatattatattatattattataagtGGGTCTTCAGCTGCATTTCTTGAATGCATTTCAAAAAGGTCATTATGTAAGCCAGCGAATCGGACAGAGACAGAAGATCGCTGTGGTGCTACTCACTCTTATGTAGATATATATTGCACACATAATATTTTGATCGAGGTGGCGGTCCTTCATCAACTCCGTCTCGTGGGTGATCGAGTGCTCAAAGATGTGCCAGATGCACTCGGGCGTCTTCTCGCAGAGCGACAGCTCCGAGCACAGCTTCTGGATGCGCAGCCAGCCCAGCAGGTAGACCTTGCGCAGGAAAATCTGCAGAGCGCCGGCGGAGCGATCGAGGTTCACCCGGAGCCACGTGGGCAACGGCAGTGGGAAGGAGGCGATCATTTCCCAAACGGTCGAGTTCCGCGCCCAGGCCAGCCGCTCCAGACACGTCTCCTCGATGGAGTTGAGGTGCTTGATCAGCGACCGGTTCAGACAGCCCTCGTGCGAGCCGTGCCGCACCACGATCTCGATGATCTTCTGGAACTCGAACGCACTAATACTGAAACAGTCGAGCACCCACGGGAACTTGAGCTCCGTCTTGTAGGCCTCCAGCACCAGCTCCACGCAGCAGGCCATCAGCGTGATGTTGAAGATGTCCAGGGAGATCTTCTGCACCAGCAGTCGCTTGAGATCGATGTCGGGCTTGTTCCGAATTTCCGCCTGCAGGATCTGGTCGAGCAGGTAGAAGTAGAAGGACTTCGCTAGCCGGAAGCGGCTCCTCGCCTCCGTTGACGGATACTTGGCGAGGAATTTCTGCTTGATCCCCTCGATGATGCTCAGCAGCTTGGTGATTACCTCCTCGCCAGCTTGCCTAAAGAAGAGAAACATGGCGATATCAGAATGTGAGTTATGGAAATCAGTCTGGGATTCAATCCAATCGATCCTTGGATCAACTGAAATTGCTCGCGATTCGTGCTTGTTTCCCACGATTGATTCCGCGATCAAGTAAACTAAATGCTGATGGCGTACACTAAACACGAGCTTTGTTTACAACACCGTGCACATACAGATAAGGGAAATGAGAATCAGCTTTAGCTTTCTTCGCGCACAGGTTTTGAATAGTACCCAGGAAAACTCGACACCCAAATACAAGGGCAACGGGCCTACTTACTTGACAAAGTCCGTGGGTTCCGTGATCCGTCCGAAGGCGGTCAGCTGCTTCACGTTGTTGGTGGCGTTGCGGACGGGCTCGAATTTATCGCCGGCCATCGCGGTCTGCGCAGGCAGGTCTTGCTTGCGGGTGAGCGGGGTAACCGGCGGACGCAGGGACTGGTCGTTGAGGGCGGTGTGCTCCCCCGCATCGTAGGCACTCAGGATGCGCTCGTCGAATTCGCCAACACTCAGGACGTACTGCTCGTAGCTGATGTTGAGGGACTTGAGGTTGCGCTCGAAGTTTTCGTTAGCCAATAGGCCCAGCATGGTGTCCTTGTTGCCGTAGATGGTCTGATCGGATTGAGAACAgaacaaattaattgatattCAAGCAATAGTGCATACGTCACACTTACCGAAGCCTGAAAGAAGCTCGAAATGATCTGGCGGAAGGTGGTGGCCTTCATGGCTTTAGCCTCCTCGGTCATGTCACAGAAGTAGGCCAGAATGCAGTGCGGCTTGTGACGAAAGTCCAGCTCCGTCCAGTTGCTCGGCAGGCCCTCGAACTTGGGGTTGATGAGATCGGTGCGCTTCTCGGCCAGCACATTGTTGTATATCAGGTCTATGCAGCAAATCATCAGGTTGAAGGATGTCACCAGGTCCACGGTGTTGCTCGGCTTTTGGTTCTTGGCGCAGAGGAACAGGCGCCAGCAGATGTCGTCCAGCTTGATGTACGAGCACTTCCCATGGGCGTGGTTGCCATGCAGCGAGCTGTTCCAAAGAGGGAAACTTTATATTCACATACACTGTGTCAGGTTGAGACGATGATATACGCACATGTACTTGGAGTGCTTCTTCTCGTTGGGCGGGCACGAGAAGATCATGTCGAAGATGGTGCAGAAACGCTTGTATAGAGTGAATGTGATGCTGAACTTGCGGTCCAGAACCTCGATCTCCTTGACGAACTCCTGCGGCAGGTTAGCCATGTCGCACCACTGCTTAATTTTGGTCTTGAAGTCGTATATGCTGCGGATTGGGATTGTGATGATTGAAATGGTTAGGTCCGGAACTGTAGGCAGGAACTGCGGTAACTCACCTCATCTGGCAGCAGCGCAGCAAATTGTTCAGGGACACACAGTTGCCCCTGACCACCGCATCCTGGCCAATCACCGTGGGTGTGCTGCATCTTCGGCAGGCCGCGTACAAGGCGCAGCACAGCCAGTGGAGGGACTCGCCCTGTTGGGCAagcaatgcaaacaaaaaagggcGTTAGACTGGACACTACCTCTTCCACCTCGAAACTCACCTCCAAGGAGCACCTCTGGGACACCTCGTGGAACGCCTGGTAGCCCTGCTCCTCTGTCCGCCGGTCCATGTTGAGATCCCGGCACAGGTTCGTATACTTGGCCTTGGTCATCTCCAGGCTGTCGTCGCTGGTCGCTACCGATCCGCTGACTACCTCGGCGCCCAGTTCCTGGGGCTCGGGCTCGCTCATCGCTGCGGGTGACTTCCCTGGCCCGGCTGCTTGCGGATGCTTTCCGCGGCGGTCGCTGCTTCTTGCCGCAGCCTGAAGACGGCGGGCGGAGACGGGGTCGCCGTAGTAGGGGCTAGCAACCGGAACGCTGCTGTGGGCGATGGGCGGTGGGCTGTGCGCTGTGGGCGGTGTGCGGGCCTTGCGCTGCTTCTGACTTCTCCTAGTGGCTGCCGGTGTGTGCTGCGCTGGCCGCCGCGCTCCTCGCGGACATGTAACTGCTGGCTTTTACGAGAATTTACACtaaattacataaataatGAACTTTCCCGCCGAAACGACTTgggcgtgtgtgtttgtgtgcgcgggcgagtgtgtttgtgtgtgtgtgcgagtgtgtgttcGCGATACACCCTCCTCGGGGGAGCACAACAAAAGAGCAGGCGACAAGACCAGGGACAAAGCGAACAGCGCTGCGATGCTACGATTAGCCAGGACCACACCACGGCCACGGTTGTTGATTAAAACACATTAATAAAAGCACTAATTTACAACTCCATCGCCGTGGAAAAGGCGGGAAAACTTGACAGGTCGAGTCGTGCAGGTGTGTTTGATCCACTCCGCGTTCGAACTATCCACTTCTGGGGCTGCGCGGGCGTTGTGGCCCTGGGTATGGACTGTGGACTGTGGCTGGTGCGGGtggaaaactaatttttttGCTACTACTTTATGATTTTGTGATTGGGCTGCATAGCCAGGGTCTGACACGTTAATATAAATGAATGGATTTTATGTTTAGCGGCTGGTATTTCGCCAGCGGTGGCCCGCGGTCACACTAACGCGCGCATTCGCCCAATTTAAACGTGCTGGAGCGGTATTACTAAAGGGCTTGGCGAGTATGCACGGTGTTAGGTAATTACATGCCTGAAGTGGGAGACTTTAGTTGGAATAGAAGGAAATAATTGAGAAAATGTACACATGCCAATGAAAACGTACTAGTGGAAATACACCTACAATGGCATTTGCATGTGTACGTGCTTCAGTGTTGGTCAGCGTTCAAGGGCATTGAACATAGACGATAGTtatcgctgccgctgccaacTTCTTAGTAATCGATAGCTGCGAATTTAAACACTGCATTCAATTTGGTTGAAATTCGCAAAAATTCTTTCCGGACCACTTAAAAACATGCATACATACTTTATTCACTACAAAATTTAAAGAACGTGCCGCCCTTCCCTGCACCACGGCTAtcgcttcttggccaggagCTGGAACAGCTCCTGTCGCCGAACGAATGCCGCCGTGAGACCTGCCGCCGTGGATAGTTCGTGGTTTTCCTGGGAGTCGGTGGCCAGACTGGAGCTCTTGGAATCGGAGTTATCCACTGCTTGCGTTGACCCATCCTCACGAGCATTCAGCGTTTTTGCCTGAGACGTTGTACTGGCCTTTCTGGAGGTCGCGATCTGGGTGCTGCCCTCCTCCACCTGGCTGTCGGGTAGCTCGTCCAGCACAAGGAGATGCAGTCTTTTGGACAGTTGGCTGGCAGACACCCTGTACTTGGTCAGCACACGTCTGAGCTCAAGGTCGAGCACGTATGCACTTCCGGAGAGGGAATCGATTTTGACTAACGATTCTTTTATGGGCATGTACTCTTCGGCGGATCGGTTTGCAATACTTGTGCTGAAGAAACTGGCCACGGAGGTCGCCTTGTCATGAGTTAGCTTCCTcctctcctgctccttctccgtCTGCGCAGCCGTGTGGTGCACCGGAGTGCGATGCAAAGGCTTTCCttcctttgccatttgctTAGCGAAATCCATCTGAGCACGCACCCTGCGGGGAACACGGCCACGGCTGATGCTAGGACGCTTCCAAACGACCTTCCTCTTAGCTGAGCACTCCCGACTTAGGCGTACCTGTCGAATGTCCATGAGCTTGGGTCGCCGACTAACCGACGGATGCGGCCTACAGTGTCCGGTCAACAGGGTCCGGTGATAAGTGACACCCTGGGCGATTGGTTGTCCGGTTTGCGGATTCACCCCCACGACGGTGGCGAGCACATAGGCCCCTGGACAGCGTATGCGCATCTCGCTGGGCGGGAAACCGGTACTCAGTTGCTGCCGGCGCCACACCAGCTTCGTCGGATTCGCCACCTtgacctcctcctccaccatgACCTCCGTCTCCACCTTGACCTCCTTCTCCTGTTCCGGCTCGACGTATTCAATTAGGCGCTGGAAGTTCGGACGTGGCACTCCCACGCCGCAGAGTGCATTAAACGATGCGGAGCAGAACATTTAGAATATCTTCCGAGTCTAGACATCAATTTGTTGATACAGGTTTCCGTCCCTGTTATATAAAAACTGTAGACTAACGTATAAAACTGATCGGAGCTTGTGTGAAGTGAGACTACATTCACCTGTGATTGAAGTCAGTTCAATCCTATTTCGGAATTTGGAGAACTCCGATTGTGAAATAGATTCAGATTGCTCTGGCCTAATATAGTTCCTCCTGGGCAGCTTACTTAAATACGAGAGCAGTACAAACGACTATCCTAGTATGTCTTAGCTAATCTATGACTGATTGCATATTGTATTTgggcacaaaaaaataatataatacagtaaaataaagtatatgAGGGACACAGGGGGAACAGTCTAGCAAGGCAGCCTCCTTCGAAAGCGCGAGCCTGGTTGTTTCCTCGGAAGGTACTCTGTTTTGGTCAGTGGATCAGTCAGGTGCTGCACAGGATCACTCCCGCCAGTCGCCGATGATTTGGGAGGAGGGCACCAGCTCGAAGCGGGCGTTGGCCAGACTCGGTGGCACACCAAACCTGGAGCAAGATAGAGCGGAATGAGCTGGCCGGCAAGGTGACCACTTCTGTCGCTCTCGTATCTGCTTACCTGGGTCGGAAGAAGGGAGTTGGGTGGCTCGGGAGCTTGGGAATGGAGGGAGGAGTAGGCGCCTTGGGCTGGACTTCCGGTTTAACCTGCTGCctgacaggagcagtgccCGCATCCACGCTGTCCAGGGTGTTCCTCACCACAAACTGCTGCCTGGGCTGTAGATTGGATGGCGGCCTGGTTCGAGCACCTGGCATGGGCATAAAGCGGAAGAGCCGGGTAGTGGCGCCGTCATCTGGCACGTCATCCGACGCGTCATCGGTGGCCAAGTCATCTCCTCCAGCGTCTCCGACTCCGTCAGCAGGCGGAGCAGcaccagtaccagtaccagcTTGACCACCGGCAGGCGGAGTAAACACGGCAGCCAGACGAACAGGCACGAAAGCCGGGAGCCTCACTGTAATGGGAGTTCCGGAGGGCGGCTGGGGAAAGCTCGGAAGACCCGGAGCAGGCATTGCAATGGACAcgggtatgggaatgggtcgtggaggaggaggcggtggtggtggtggtggtggtggagctggtCTACGTGTGGTGGCATCTGCTGGCGGCGCAGTCGTTGTCGTGGCCGactcctgctccacctcctTCCAGGCCTCCAGCAGGGTTAGCAGCTCATCCTTGCTCATGTGGCCCAGGCCAACGGGGCTGTAGCCCCACTCGCCCgctccgagtccgagtccggcGCCAACACTATTCCAGCCCAAAGAGGGCAGGTGCTCCACTTGCTCCACGTGACCGAGGCTACCGAGGTGACCCAGCGGAGCCTCGAACAGGCTCCTTTGGGGACGCgt contains:
- the LOC122625249 gene encoding retinoblastoma family protein, which produces MSEPEPQELGAEVVSGSVATSDDSLEMTKAKYTNLCRDLNMDRRTEEQGYQAFHEVSQRCSLEGESLHWLCCALYAACRRCSTPTVIGQDAVVRGNCVSLNNLLRCCQMSIYDFKTKIKQWCDMANLPQEFVKEIEVLDRKFSITFTLYKRFCTIFDMIFSCPPNEKKHSKYISLHGNHAHGKCSYIKLDDICWRLFLCAKNQKPSNTVDLVTSFNLMICCIDLIYNNVLAEKRTDLINPKFEGLPSNWTELDFRHKPHCILAYFCDMTEEAKAMKATTFRQIISSFFQASTIYGNKDTMLGLLANENFERNLKSLNISYEQYVLSVGEFDERILSAYDAGEHTALNDQSLRPPVTPLTRKQDLPAQTAMAGDKFEPVRNATNNVKQLTAFGRITEPTDFVKQAGEEVITKLLSIIEGIKQKFLAKYPSTEARSRFRLAKSFYFYLLDQILQAEIRNKPDIDLKRLLVQKISLDIFNITLMACCVELVLEAYKTELKFPWVLDCFSISAFEFQKIIEIVVRHGSHEGCLNRSLIKHLNSIEETCLERLAWARNSTVWEMIASFPLPLPTWLRVNLDRSAGALQIFLRKVYLLGWLRIQKLCSELSLCEKTPECIWHIFEHSITHETELMKDRHLDQNIMCAIYIYIRVKRMEDPKFSDIMRAYRNQPQAVNSVYREVFIGDNEDGEPKVKDIIHFYNNTYVPVIRQFAIDYLNVTPDVSGRISDLQLSPHPKERTAQPKKVTQSHSLFVSQMSKNEIQQSPNQMVYSFCRSPAKDLQAMNEKVRGGKRMLSFGDEPGLGGIVEMKRPHLSQIKAVMDDRELQSAEQRPAVPTEEGVGGAGGGEHET
- the LOC122625250 gene encoding uncharacterized protein LOC122625250, with amino-acid sequence MFCSASFNALCGVGVPRPNFQRLIEYVEPEQEKEVKVETEVMVEEEVKVANPTKLVWRRQQLSTGFPPSEMRIRCPGAYVLATVVGVNPQTGQPIAQGVTYHRTLLTGHCRPHPSVSRRPKLMDIRQVRLSRECSAKRKVVWKRPSISRGRVPRRVRAQMDFAKQMAKEGKPLHRTPVHHTAAQTEKEQERRKLTHDKATSVASFFSTSIANRSAEEYMPIKESLVKIDSLSGSAYVLDLELRRVLTKYRVSASQLSKRLHLLVLDELPDSQVEEGSTQIATSRKASTTSQAKTLNAREDGSTQAVDNSDSKSSSLATDSQENHELSTAAGLTAAFVRRQELFQLLAKKR
- the LOC122625251 gene encoding WAS/WASL-interacting protein family member 3, translating into MAGSVRAALLGLLLQILCNGLAAQQLLLTRPQRSLFEAPLGHLGSLGHVEQVEHLPSLGWNSVGAGLGLGAGEWGYSPVGLGHMSKDELLTLLEAWKEVEQESATTTTAPPADATTRRPAPPPPPPPPPPPPRPIPIPVSIAMPAPGLPSFPQPPSGTPITVRLPAFVPVRLAAVFTPPAGGQAGTGTGAAPPADGVGDAGGDDLATDDASDDVPDDGATTRLFRFMPMPGARTRPPSNLQPRQQFVVRNTLDSVDAGTAPVRQQVKPEVQPKAPTPPSIPKLPSHPTPFFRPRFGVPPSLANARFELVPSSQIIGDWRE